The Platichthys flesus chromosome 5, fPlaFle2.1, whole genome shotgun sequence genome contains the following window.
CCCCTGAATACACAGAAGCATGCTTTGGCCTTTACTCAAACATTAttctaactctaaccctaaaaTCAAGTCTAAACCTtcaaacagcccattaaaaGTGGGACAGAAAGTGAGGAAcggccaacacacacataacgtATGCTTCAAATCTTGGTTAATAAATGTAGAGTTTCTAAACGATGTGTGCCAACTGGCTACAGGTTACATAATTCAATGttatgtttgaaaacagcatttACAAACTGAAATGATCTCGTCCACATGGAAATTTTTGGTTGGTGTCCGATACATGTaatctgttttattattgtcaaaAGCAGAATATAACAGCTGTTAGTAAAGACAGCAAGGTCAGCAACCCTTGTAGTTGATTTTCCATGTTGCGTTTAACACTGGCTGCTGAGGCTAATACCGGTTTTCTTCCTGAAGAGGGTCATGTGATAGCAGCCTTATGGATCAGAGAAGCCCCACAACTTTCAAACTATAATGGGCCAAGCAGCTTTTCcaaacattttaacacattttagcTACTCTAAAACTTTGGAGTCATATGGACGCCAGGTGAATCCGTAATAGAGTTGACTCAAAGAAAACATGGATGAATCCTCAGTCTACTTTAAGTATGATCCAACTGGTGGGACCTGCAGGGTTGAGTTGCTGTACTTTAGCGACCTTAAAAATGTATCGTATGACTCAGGCTCTGCTGGTAAGAAATGGAGTATGAAACTCAAGTACAGCATGCACAAACCTTCTGGCTAGATATTAGTGCTAATGTTTTGAGGCTTTTAGTATTTGGACGGTTGGAAACAAAACCAATCCCACACTGGTCAGTGTGGGATCAAAAGACTGCAGCTGGAGTAACATCAGAGAGACCCCCAGTGAAGTAAAAGGTTCAAAGGCAATGATCTCGGTAACACCTGTATGTCAAGAGCTTGGTGGTCTGCACAACAGAACCCTGACAAGTATCTAGTACTTTGGTGGAAAGAAAATATCCCTGATATatctttattaatatatatcGATATTTGCGTATCcatccttctcttttctccttcctctttgtaCTGtgcgtctctctccctcctcttcaagTGAAATAGGTTCAAAGCtatctcttttttctccttatCTCTCTGTGACAAGGGGCACATTAACTGTCCCCCAGTCCCTTTGTCCattctttcatctcctcttcctctccctccccccaccccctcctcctcccagtgtCTGTCTTTTCATCTCCCCCTGCATCCCACTGTGACTTCAGTGTGACTGATACAGAGCATATGGGGCTTCTCAGTCAGCCGACTGCTCTGTACTCAGTGGGGAGGAGAAGGTAGAATGTGACAAGTCATACGGCTGTGCCTCCATCACAGGAATAATTAGCGCCTCATACTCATCAGAGAGTAGTCACGTACAGAGAATTGGTAGTAGATCTGAGGGGCAGTAGCTCTAACCCAGTACGTGCTGGGAACAGGAGCAGCCTCCGATGACCATGAAACTTGTATAAACAAATTTCTAAGATATTTGACTTTGAACCTTGGTCAGTTGATACAAATTAGAGGACTtctatgttttcagtttttcactcCGATTTGATAGTGTGGTGATGGGATGATCTCTGATTGGGGATGTATCCTGATGTTTCTTTTCTCTAAGAAGTTTTCTGCTCTTTATTACGATTCAAAATCATTACCAATTATGTTTTAGTGCCAAATCTGTAGATGAGGAATATAAGCAATGAGTTTCCTTTGACTCTTCccattatttataatttagcAGTGAACTTGATGATTTAAGAATTTctattgtctttcttttttatcgTTCTTAGAGGCTCTTAATATgtctgctttttttaaatgagcctTGTTGTAGTATCCGACCATTTGAACTGTGGCACAGCCTAATAATCGTATTCCCATTTCAGGTACCAGTGGAGACTTCAACCATTTCCCAGAAGATCCAGAGTTTGCAGATATTGTCCAAAGGGCAGAACTAGCGATCGATAATGGCGTCTTCCCAGAGAGAATTTCACAGGGATCCAGTGGGAGCTACTTTGTCAAAGACCCAAAGGGGGTGAGTTTTTGATAGAGGAACAGTAATGATAAATACCAAGGAGGCTGATTGAATGAGAAGTTTACTGCACCTCAAATCCAGCTCTTCAATCAAGTTCAAGTTACCTTGCTGGTGCTCAAGTGTGCTAGCTTTATGACACTTGGTGTACTGTGGCTCTGCAGCTTGAGTAGAATCTAAAAGCTGAAAgaagtgaagaggaagtgacaagtttagaagcacacacacaggaaggagaAATTACCGCAGAGACACTCTGAATAATGCAGCCAGGGATGCTCACATCGATAACTGTGATAGGAAGCATGTACGATTACCATCACATTAACAAGTGTAATATAAACTACAAGGAAAGGATATTGATTTGTAACTTGTTGGCAACATATCCATTACTTTACATTTTCGGTTGATAGTTTTGAATTTCCTATCTTTGGTTCTTTCATCATGTTCTTTCAATGTTCATCAAAGTGTTTCTGCTTTTTCTATAGAGTAAACATATGTTTGTTTGCTGTATTTTACCATGTGATGTTCGACAAATGAAatattgttttccttcatttttctGCTACAGAAAATCATTGGTGTTTTCAAACCAAAGTCAGAGGAGCCTTACGGTCACCTGAACCCAAAATGGACCAAATATTTTCACAAGGTGAATTGACTGACACGTTTAATTTGACTGTAAACAATTTTAACTCAGGAACACGATGAACCAGGTTTTTAAATTAATCATCTGTTTCGgttctctgtcttttcctctgtgtcattAGCTGTGCTGTCCGTGTTGTTTCGGCCGAGGCTGCTTGATACCTAACCAGGGTTACCTCTCAGAAGCTGCCGCCTCACTTGTTGATACCAAGCTCGGCCTGGGAGTGGTGCCAAAAACCAAGGTGGGGCTCAGAGAGCACGCGCGATCTGTTATTACAactaagtgttttttttgtattcactgTTCCCTCAGACTCACTCTAACGTAAAAACAGGTGATGgagtattcaaataaaatatagtCAAATTCAATGAACAtctgaatgaaaatgaatgagtgGTGTGAAATCATCCAGCAGTAGATCATCCAAAGcatcttcttttatttcaggTGGTATACCTGGCTAGCGAGACATTCCATTACAGCGCCATCGACAGGGCGAAGTCCAGGGGGAAGAAGTACGCCTTGGAGATGGTCCCTAAGGTCGGGAAACGCTTCCACAGAGTGGGACTGCCACCCAAGGTAACATTAAGGCTCATAGGCTTCTGTTTGGCCGTTTCTATATAAGTTGCGTTAAATGTGATGCATATTCAGACCCAGACTGAGCCTTCTGTCTGTACTCTGAGTTCCTTTAGCCTGACTTAATGCTTATGGATACAAACCGATGAAACTGAGCAGTACCACTGGAAGTCATTTGGGCAGTATAGCTACTTTTCCAAGCTAGATGAACGTAGGACACGAGAAAGACATTTTTATAATGGCGTAAAATGATCACAGCCTTCTAGAGGGGGTGgcctagtggtagaaacttggacagaaaaggtctctggttcgactccacggagagacattaaaagatgaacctggattgatctgtccaaaaatccaagagtctccccaccctgtctagtgcccctgagaaAGGCAcattactcccccaacatctgctccccgggcgctgtacatggctgctcactgctctgtgtgtcctgcaccagatgggttaaatgcagaggataaattgacctaccattgcatgataACGAATCTTATACAAGGTCGCcaggtttgttgttgttcaagAAACTCTGGActctgcactgccctctagtggatgttgAAACTGATTTGAAGGCAGCATATATGAGCTTTAATGTCAACTACTTTTAGGTGTTTAGGAAAAACACAGGCTGGAAACTCTCCTCTGTATTTTGACTGTATACTGTCTCCACATTATGAAGTGTAGGAGTCATTGTTTCAGTGAGTGGAGGGCTGAGAAAAGCTGCTGGCGCTGCCCTGCTGGAGGACATAAAAATGTATCGTGCCACACAGTCTGTTGTGTTCCATAAAGAAACTGgtgtattaaaataaacaagtcAGAGGAATCATAGCTGTCATCTCTACCATaaattatgtgtttattttccatCAGTGAATGGATATTCTTATCTCTTGTATAACGTACGGTACTCACCACTAGTGCAAATTTTAGGTCCTAATCTCCAGTATCTCAGCGGAGACAGTCTTCTGTATTATGAAGCTCTTTGTGTTCGGTAGACGTAGTTAAAAGTTAGCTATGAGGAAGTAGcctttgtgttttaaactgTCACACAGTGCTGACACtttgctttgtttacagtatgtcaCCATTTCACAGGGGATATCATTGCACCAGAGTATcgacatgtaaacaaacaaaaccttcAGAACACTGCAGCACAACGCTGGTTTATGCATATCTGAAGattctggtgtttgtgtgtttccaggtgggCTCCTTTCAGCTGTTTGTGGAGGGTTACCGTGGTTCAGACCACTGGGTGCGGCGCTTTGATGCAGAGCCGCTGCCGGAGAACATCcggaagcagctgcagtcacaGTTTGAGCGGCTGGTGGTGTTGGACTACGTCATCAGGAACACAGGTGAGGGGTGTGTCACATGAACACAGAGTTTGATGAACATGATGACAGACGGGTCATCCCACGAACTTAGTTCCCGTACAGTGTTGACTATTGTACTTGTGTTGAGAAAATCATTCGCCATCTTTTATTAACATTATTCTTAGTCTTATTTTGCAATAAAGTTTAGTTTACTGGTTGAAATGCGAATTAACAAataaagtcagtgtgtgttgtgttgtatttgcaGTTCTCAATATGACCAATAATTGTGAACATGCGCTCTCTCCCGGGCTTTATATGACCGTGTGAAAACTGACTcagcagtgttttctttctttcattttcttctttgtcttgaTTAGATCGAGGTGACGAAAACTGGTTGATCAAGTATGAGCAGTCTGGAGAAGGACAAAAGGTGAAGTTAAACCCACACAGACTTGAGCTGCTTGAATGTTGGTACATCTTCATTATGGGACACAGCACAGTGGTTTTGGGTTTGAAACGTGAATGATTACGAGTTTCTGTTTTGATCCCAtagacacacacttctctcacCTCTTTCACACAAAAATGACCACGTATATGTAGTTTAAAAGTGGGTTAATGTGCCTAAAAAGGCGTATGCCTACTTACCATTACCAGtagagaatttagcaagttcaCCCGGGTCTCATGTTTCCTGCACAGCAGATCGgaagcaataaaaacatgttcCTACTGCAGACTAATTTGACCGGAGAGTGAACACCGATTGAATCCGGTCTTATTGCAGACACAATGTCTTGTCATATGTTGGTGGGGTTTTGTCAAATGGAAAAGGAGCATCATGACAGTAGCTTGCGAATTACAGGCACCAAACCAGTGCCGCAGTGATTAGAACAACCAGACCACTATCTGACTACCTGTCATCAGTCATGATTTGACACATGTTGATAAATGAGCAAGGGTTGTCATCTGCCTGCCCAATTGATCAGCCTTTTGTACCAGGATCAATAACTGGTTTGGTAACATAAATCATTCCGTCATTTAGCGGTGATGTCTGCTCTGATCTTaatcctcctcccctctctctcctgtagGATGCAGAGCTGCCAGAGATGGAGAGCTGTCCAGATTCTTGCATCAAGATCGCAGCGATCGACAACGGCCTGGCCTTCCCCTTTAAGCACCCAGACCAATGGCGAGCCTGTATGTtgatctcctctctccctcaatGTCTACGTGAAAACTTTATCCTTACTAATCATGATGGAAAAAGCATTTATTGATTTTCATCCTGGATTCATTCTTTTGTAAATTTATTTTGATAGAAATTGCAAACGCACATCAAGttaatttaaatcaatataatGAAATTACTTCTTTCAAATACGATGATATGggtaataatagtaatatttTTCTAATGGAAAACAAAACCTTTGTACAGGTAATGATCTCAATTACTGCATATCATATTGACTTTACCTACACAATTTTGAACATCTAGTAAAGACCAGAGCGAAATTTCTAGTGATGTCCTGCCTCATACAAATattccctgttgttgtgaaagcgTCTGATTCGgacctgctgtgttcttcataagTGAAAGGCCAAAGAGTTGGGCAGACAGTCTCTggagttcacgtctgaaaacagctgaatttgttgatatactgtatatatatttgaatgctGGGAGCTCCTTTACattataaaaaactaatttgttgGCGTATCTGACATGACAGCAAAAAACATTTCTAATGCTGTAATGCTGAAGTTCCCAACAGCCATGCTGACAGACTTTGGACAAAATCGTTCTTGCTTTTCTACATGAAACAGGTGTTGTGATGATTTATGGACCTTTAGCTTTTTACTGCAACTAGATTTATTAATTTCACCTCATTCACCATAGAATCTCTATGCACACATTACAGAGGGCAAACAGggcttcaaattaaaatgtgacaaattactaataataattacaaattaTTAGAAATAAAGATTGGTCAAATAGAACTGTGTCTCACATAAAGGCCTGTTACCTTGAGGTACATAACAGATCCCATCAGGACTTTAATGAGTAGCGGGTTATTTGTAGGGCAGTCAGCGCTCATGGAAATCTCTGACGTTGTCTCCTTTCATCAGACCCGTTCCAGTGGGCGCTCCTCCCTCAGGCGAGGGTTGCCTTCTCTCAGGAGACCAGAGACCTGGTGCTGTCCCACCTCTCTGATATGAACTTTGTCCAGGACCTCTGTGAGGACCTCTATGAGATGTTCATGGTACAGGCCACTTTTTCTTCAAACTCTTTGTCCAttaatacagatttaaaaaaaagtttagatAATTTTAACAGTAATGGAAACTGTCCAGCGGCAAAATATCTTTGCACTTTCTCAAGCActattttatttgtcttcagACGGATAAAGGCTTTGACAAACCCATGTTTGAGAGACAGATGTCTGTGATGAGGGGACAGGTGAGTTGTCTTGTTTATGATTATTTTTCACTGTTCCTGTCAGTTGGACTTTCTCTTTTGtcctttcatttctcctctctgATCTTCTTCCCTACATCTACCTCCTTTCTCTACTAAACTACTTTCATTACACAAGtctccttttcattttgttctttaaCTTAACTGTGTCAAGTATTCATCACCTTAAGTTTAATAGATGCTTAATTGTATCACCAGTAGAGCTGAAGTGATTAATCAAACAATCAAATAGCAAATATTTTCATAATCAATACATAACAAATTGTGATAATAACAAGAATATTTgctggttttgttttaaaaaacaaaatcaaatcataaTTTAGCAGTGAAAATAAGCATCAGATTATTTATCAGAAAAGGCATTAAGTCATTTAATGAGACAAAGACAatatttgtattacattttgaaatgttcttgTTTGGAAATGACACAAAGCTGAGAGATGATATTACTTTTGAATGATATAATCTCATATTTCATTATGTTGCTTAACCTCACCACTACACCAGGTCTTGTTATTCACAGTTTCCCTGGTTTAAACATGATTCCTGTTTGCTCCCAGGTGTTGAACCTGACTCAGGC
Protein-coding sequences here:
- the pi4k2b gene encoding phosphatidylinositol 4-kinase type 2-beta, encoding MMSECDPTETGSSGLDAGEAAVSLPESNFLSTDSAGVLFDRSRAGLGFALNPGVAVRMSDSCESVLTELETDGSGEEALLLPCLAGGSSSPRGEREKRSRRNRHSSSSDKDTLASPGTSGDFNHFPEDPEFADIVQRAELAIDNGVFPERISQGSSGSYFVKDPKGKIIGVFKPKSEEPYGHLNPKWTKYFHKLCCPCCFGRGCLIPNQGYLSEAAASLVDTKLGLGVVPKTKVVYLASETFHYSAIDRAKSRGKKYALEMVPKVGKRFHRVGLPPKVGSFQLFVEGYRGSDHWVRRFDAEPLPENIRKQLQSQFERLVVLDYVIRNTDRGDENWLIKYEQSGEGQKDAELPEMESCPDSCIKIAAIDNGLAFPFKHPDQWRAYPFQWALLPQARVAFSQETRDLVLSHLSDMNFVQDLCEDLYEMFMTDKGFDKPMFERQMSVMRGQVLNLTQALKDGKSPSQLVKMPPVVVERRHSSGQGRIVSLGSAFTQTFHCKRPFFSSW